The Budorcas taxicolor isolate Tak-1 chromosome 5, Takin1.1, whole genome shotgun sequence genome includes a window with the following:
- the ZNF641 gene encoding zinc finger protein 641, translated as MLSEQTAALGTGWESMNVQLDRAEPQVERGSQEEVPWRTAPGPLEHLCCDLEEEPQSLQEKAQSTPWVPAIPQEGSTGDWEMAAALLAAGSQGLVTIKDVSLCFSQEEWRSLDPSQTDFYGEYVMQENCGIVVSLRFPIPKLDMLSQLEGGEEQWVPDPPDLEERDILKVTYTGDGSEHEGDTPELEAEPPRMLSSVSEDTVLWNPEQDANWDSMPRSSRGMLLGPPFLQEDSFSNLLCSTEMDSLLRPHTCPQCGKQFVWGSHLARHQQTHTGERPYSCLKCEKSFGRRHHLIRHQKTHLHDKPSRCPECGKNFRCNSHLASHQRVHADGKSCKGQEVGESPGARKRQRAPPVPKCHVCTECGKSFGRRHHLVRHWLTHTGEKPFQCPRCEKSFGRKHHLDRHLLTHQGQSPRSSWDRGTSVF; from the exons ATGCTTTCAGAACAGACAGCAGCCCTGGGGACAGGATGGGAGTCGATGAATGTCCAGCTGGATAGAGCAGAGCCCCAGGTGGAAAGGGGAAGCCAGGAAGAGGTGCCGTGGAGAACAGCTCCAGGGCCATTGGAGCACCTATGCTGTGACCTTGAAGAGGAGCCACAGTCCCTTCAGGAGAAGG CTCAGTCCACTCCCTGGGTTCCTGCCATTCCCCAGGAAGGGAGCACTGGAGATTGGGAGATGGCAGCTGCACTTCTTGCGGCGGGATCACAG GGCCTGGTAACCATCAAGGATGTGTCACTGTGCTTCTCTCAGGAGgagtggaggagcctggaccCTTCTCAAACAGACTTCTATGGAGAATATGTCATGCAGGAAAACTGTGGGATAGTGGTCTCTCTGA GATTTCCAATTCCCAAACTGGATATGCTTTCTCAACTAGAAGGAGGAGAAGAACAATGGGTCCCTGACCCCCCAGACTTAGAAGAGAGGGATATTCTGAAGGTCACATACACAG GAGATGGAAGTGAGCATGAGGGGGATACCCCTGAACTAGAAGCAGAGCCTCCCAGAATGTTATCTAGTGTGTCTGAAGATACTGTTCTCTGGAACCCAGAGCAGGATGCGAACTGGGATTCCATGCCCAGAAGCTCCAGAGGCATGCTCCTAGGCCCACCTTTTCTTCAGGAAGATAGCTTCTCAAACCTTCTGTGTAGCACAGAAATGGATTCCCTGTTAAGACCACACACGTGCCCCCAGTGTGGTAAACAGTTTGTGTGGGGCTCCCACCTGGCCAGGCACCAGCAGACACACACCGGGGAGAGGCCCTACAGCTGCCTCAAGTGTGAGAAGAGCTTTGGGAGAAGACATCACCTGATCCGACACCAGAAAACCCACCTACATGACAAGCCCAGTAGGTGCCCTGAGTGTGGCAAGAATTTCCGATGCAACTCCCATCTAGCCAGCCATCAGAGAGTGCACGCAGATGGCAAATCCTGCAAGGGCCAAGAGGTTGGAGAGAGCCCTGGGGCTAGGAAGCGGCAGCGCGCACCACCTGTGCCAAAGTGCCATGTGTGCACTGAGTGTGGGAAGAGCTTTGGCCGACGGCACCACCTGGTGAGACACTGGCTGACACACACCGGAGAGAAGCCCTTCCAGTGCCCACGCTGTGAGAAGAGCTTCGGCCGTAAACATCACCTGGACAGGCACCTGTTGACCCACCAGGGACAGAGTCCCCGGAGCAGCTGGGACAGAGGGACATCTGTCTTTTGA